Proteins found in one Nitratiruptor sp. SB155-2 genomic segment:
- a CDS encoding HP0495 family protein: MKELKDFDQKVQIEYPTIWRYKVIGENAKKTREAIESVTNRPTTITFSKQSNRGKYQSFNADIMVHSEEEREKIYQELKAHKDVKMVL; this comes from the coding sequence ATGAAAGAGCTCAAAGATTTTGATCAAAAAGTACAGATCGAGTATCCAACGATTTGGCGATACAAAGTGATTGGCGAAAATGCCAAAAAAACGAGAGAGGCGATAGAGAGCGTGACAAATCGACCTACGACTATCACCTTTTCCAAGCAGAGCAACCGTGGAAAATACCAAAGTTTCAATGCGGATATTATGGTACACTCTGAAGAGGAGAGGGAAAAGATCTATCAAGAACTCAAGGCCCATAAAGATGTGAAAATGGTCCTTTGA
- a CDS encoding type I restriction endonuclease subunit R, whose protein sequence is MLNENSVENFTIDLLKSQGYDYLYGGDIALDGENPLRDSFEDVILFDRLKTAIKKINPSLPQDAIDDAIKQITQINTPDLIANNEIFHRMLTEGVKVTYQKDGVQRGDIVWLVDFKNPQMNDFLVVNQFTVIENHKNKRVDIVLFINGLPLVVMELKNPTDSNANIKSAYNQLQNYKQTIPTLFTYNEILIISDGLEAKMGSLSAGFDRFMAWKSADGKKEASHLVSQLETLIQGLLNKETLIDYIRFFILFEKKKKEDKGQITVQTIKKIAAYHQYYAVNKAIKSTLRAIGQNKSNFLVKEPPANYGLPDVKEQSEGDRKAGVVWHTQGSGKSLSMLFYAGKVIQTTNNPTIVVITDRNDLDDQLFNTFATASKLLRQEPVQAASREELKKLLMVESGGVVFTTIHKFWPDDGNVYETLSTRDNIIVIVDEAHRTQYGFRGRVDKKSGEIKYGFAKYLRDALPNATYIAFTGTPIESTDKNTPAVFGNYIDIYDIANAVEDGATVPIYYESRLVKIDITEEGKKLIEEYEEELDARGLSEIEKAKAKYSKIEALVGAKPRIKEIAKDIVSHFESRLEVMDGKGMIVTMTWHIAANLYDEIIKLRPDWHSDELKKGKIKVVMTTSSSDEPHIARFYLTKEQRRTLADRFKDPQDELKLVIVVDMWLTGFDVPSLHTMYIDKPMKGHTLMQAIARVNRVYKDKTGGLIVDYIGIASDLKEALSFYSDSGGKGEPARLQEEAVKVMLEKLEVVRDMLYGYDYKRYFDADTSQKLHIILEVEDFILGLENGKKRFIDAVTALSKAFSLAVPHSEAMKIKDEVAFFQAVKSRLIKFNIESENSFDYATAIKQIVDKAVSSSGVIDIFDAAGLKKPDISILSDEFLEEIKEMKQKNLAIEALKKLINDEIKSRIKTNIVKSKSLKESLEELIRKYNNRLLTAAEVIDELIHLAKEIKQSDKEPEELGLSDYEYAFYCAVADNESARELMGKEKLKELAAVLFQKVKENTTIDWAIRESARAKLKVIIKRTLRQYGYPPDMQKLATQTVLEQAEALANDLVETV, encoded by the coding sequence ATGCTGAATGAAAACTCCGTTGAAAACTTCACAATAGACCTCCTCAAATCCCAAGGCTACGATTACCTCTATGGCGGAGATATTGCCCTAGATGGTGAAAATCCGTTGAGGGATTCTTTTGAAGATGTAATTTTATTTGATAGGTTAAAAACGGCAATAAAAAAAATTAATCCCAGCTTACCTCAAGATGCAATAGATGATGCTATCAAGCAAATTACGCAAATCAATACGCCAGATTTGATAGCAAATAATGAGATTTTTCATAGAATGCTAACAGAAGGAGTGAAAGTAACCTATCAAAAAGATGGAGTTCAGCGGGGAGACATTGTTTGGCTTGTTGATTTTAAAAATCCGCAAATGAATGATTTTTTGGTAGTAAACCAGTTTACGGTTATAGAAAACCATAAAAATAAAAGAGTTGATATTGTTCTATTTATAAATGGATTACCTTTAGTAGTAATGGAGCTAAAAAATCCTACAGATTCAAATGCTAATATAAAATCAGCCTATAACCAGCTTCAAAATTATAAACAAACGATTCCTACACTCTTTACATATAACGAAATTTTAATAATTTCAGACGGGCTTGAAGCAAAGATGGGAAGTCTCTCTGCTGGGTTTGATAGATTTATGGCATGGAAAAGTGCAGATGGTAAAAAGGAAGCCTCACATCTTGTAAGCCAGCTTGAGACTCTAATACAAGGGCTTTTAAACAAAGAGACTTTGATTGATTACATCAGGTTTTTTATCCTTTTTGAAAAAAAGAAAAAAGAAGATAAAGGTCAGATAACCGTCCAAACCATTAAAAAAATAGCAGCATATCATCAATACTATGCAGTCAATAAAGCTATAAAGTCAACCTTAAGGGCTATCGGACAAAACAAATCGAACTTTTTAGTCAAAGAGCCACCGGCAAATTACGGACTGCCTGATGTAAAAGAGCAGAGCGAAGGAGATAGAAAAGCGGGAGTTGTCTGGCACACCCAAGGCTCGGGCAAGTCACTTTCGATGCTCTTTTATGCCGGAAAAGTTATTCAAACCACCAATAACCCGACAATCGTTGTTATCACAGATAGAAATGATCTTGATGACCAGCTTTTTAACACTTTTGCAACTGCATCAAAACTTCTTAGGCAAGAGCCAGTGCAGGCTGCAAGCAGGGAAGAGTTAAAAAAGCTTCTTATGGTGGAGAGTGGAGGAGTTGTATTTACCACCATTCACAAGTTTTGGCCAGATGATGGCAATGTGTATGAAACTTTGTCAACAAGAGACAATATTATCGTCATTGTCGATGAAGCGCACAGAACCCAGTACGGTTTTAGAGGCAGAGTAGATAAAAAAAGCGGTGAGATTAAATACGGTTTTGCAAAATATCTGCGAGATGCTTTGCCAAATGCTACATATATAGCATTTACGGGAACCCCGATTGAGAGCACAGATAAAAACACTCCGGCAGTCTTTGGAAACTATATCGACATCTACGATATAGCAAACGCTGTTGAGGATGGAGCGACTGTTCCGATCTACTATGAGAGCAGGCTGGTAAAAATAGATATAACGGAAGAGGGAAAAAAGCTCATAGAAGAGTATGAAGAAGAGTTGGACGCAAGAGGATTATCTGAAATTGAAAAAGCAAAAGCGAAATATTCAAAGATCGAAGCTTTGGTGGGAGCAAAGCCGAGGATAAAAGAGATAGCAAAAGATATAGTGAGCCATTTTGAAAGCCGTCTTGAGGTGATGGATGGAAAAGGGATGATTGTAACAATGACGTGGCACATTGCAGCAAATTTGTATGATGAAATTATCAAGCTTCGCCCCGATTGGCACAGTGATGAACTAAAAAAAGGGAAAATCAAAGTAGTCATGACTACTTCATCTTCGGATGAGCCTCATATTGCAAGGTTTTATCTTACAAAGGAGCAAAGAAGAACGCTTGCTGATAGGTTTAAAGACCCGCAAGATGAACTAAAATTGGTAATCGTTGTGGATATGTGGCTGACCGGTTTTGATGTACCGAGTCTACATACGATGTATATCGACAAGCCTATGAAAGGGCATACGCTCATGCAAGCGATCGCAAGGGTCAATCGGGTCTACAAAGATAAAACAGGCGGGCTTATTGTCGATTATATAGGTATTGCAAGCGATTTGAAAGAGGCTTTGTCATTTTATAGTGATAGTGGAGGCAAAGGCGAGCCTGCACGATTGCAAGAAGAGGCTGTCAAAGTGATGCTTGAAAAGCTGGAAGTGGTAAGAGATATGTTGTATGGATATGACTATAAAAGATATTTTGATGCAGATACTTCACAAAAACTTCATATTATCCTTGAGGTTGAAGACTTTATTTTGGGGCTTGAAAATGGTAAAAAAAGATTTATCGATGCAGTTACAGCTCTTTCAAAAGCTTTTTCACTTGCAGTGCCGCATAGTGAAGCTATGAAGATAAAAGATGAAGTTGCATTTTTTCAGGCTGTGAAATCAAGGCTTATCAAATTTAATATCGAGAGTGAAAACAGTTTTGACTATGCAACGGCAATCAAACAGATTGTGGATAAAGCCGTCTCTTCAAGTGGAGTAATCGATATATTTGATGCAGCAGGGCTTAAAAAGCCTGATATTTCGATTTTGTCCGATGAGTTTTTGGAAGAGATCAAGGAGATGAAGCAGAAAAACTTGGCCATTGAGGCACTCAAAAAGCTTATCAACGATGAGATTAAAAGCAGAATCAAAACAAATATCGTAAAAAGCAAATCTTTAAAAGAGTCTTTAGAGGAGTTGATACGGAAGTATAATAATAGATTATTAACGGCTGCTGAAGTGATAGATGAGCTTATTCATCTTGCAAAAGAGATAAAACAAAGTGATAAAGAGCCCGAAGAATTGGGGCTTAGTGATTATGAGTATGCATTTTATTGTGCAGTTGCGGACAATGAGAGTGCAAGAGAGCTTATGGGAAAAGAGAAGTTAAAAGAACTTGCTGCTGTTTTGTTTCAAAAAGTTAAAGAAAATACCACAATAGACTGGGCGATACGAGAGAGTGCAAGAGCAAAATTAAAAGTAATAATTAAAAGAACACTCAGACAATATGGCTATCCGCCCGATATGCAAAAGCTTGCTACCCAAACAGTTTTAGAGCAGGCCGAAGCTTTGGCAAACGATTTGGTGGAAACAGTTTAG
- a CDS encoding restriction endonuclease subunit S, producing MSKWKEYKLNEIAEIFDHKRIPLSTMERQKRKGIYPYYGASGIIDYIDDFIFDGEYVLISEDGENLRTRQSPIAFIAKGKFWVNNHAHVIKGKNNYLNKLIVYYFKNLNLNPFLTGAVQPKLNKTTLLSIPIYLPEDMSEQKAIASVLSSFDDKIDLLHRQNQTLEQMAQTLFRKWFIEEAKEDWEEGFLPDEFDFLMGHSPKGSSFNEYGFGIPMYQGNADFGFRFPKKRIFTTEPKRFAEKFDTLISVRAPVGEQNMALEKCCIGRGLARFRYKLNPNFYSYTYYKLKYLINKIKLFNDEGTVFGSISKGDFQKLEIMIPPIDIIEKFQQQVKPIDDKIIQNSLQIQTLKKLRDTLLPKLMSGEIRIKNAE from the coding sequence ATGAGTAAATGGAAAGAATATAAACTAAATGAGATTGCTGAAATATTCGATCATAAAAGAATACCGCTTAGTACTATGGAAAGACAAAAAAGAAAAGGTATATATCCTTATTATGGGGCATCAGGAATTATTGATTATATAGATGACTTCATTTTTGATGGTGAATATGTTCTTATCTCAGAAGATGGAGAAAATTTAAGAACTCGACAATCACCTATTGCATTTATTGCCAAAGGAAAATTTTGGGTTAATAATCATGCTCACGTTATTAAAGGGAAAAATAATTATTTAAATAAGTTAATTGTTTATTATTTTAAAAATTTAAATTTAAACCCTTTTCTCACAGGAGCAGTTCAACCCAAACTGAATAAAACAACATTATTAAGTATTCCTATTTATTTACCGGAAGATATGAGTGAACAAAAAGCCATAGCCTCTGTGCTTTCATCATTTGATGATAAAATAGATCTTTTACATCGCCAGAATCAAACACTTGAACAAATGGCACAGACACTTTTTAGAAAATGGTTTATAGAAGAGGCAAAAGAGGATTGGGAAGAAGGTTTTTTACCTGATGAATTTGATTTTTTAATGGGGCATTCTCCTAAAGGAAGCTCGTTTAATGAATATGGTTTTGGAATTCCAATGTATCAAGGTAATGCTGATTTTGGTTTTCGTTTTCCTAAAAAAAGAATTTTTACTACTGAACCAAAAAGATTTGCTGAAAAATTTGACACTTTAATTAGTGTTAGAGCGCCAGTAGGTGAGCAGAATATGGCATTAGAGAAATGTTGTATAGGAAGAGGGCTTGCACGATTTAGATATAAATTAAATCCAAATTTTTATTCATATACATACTATAAGCTAAAATATTTAATAAATAAGATAAAATTATTTAATGACGAAGGGACAGTTTTTGGTTCAATTAGTAAGGGTGATTTTCAAAAATTAGAAATTATGATTCCCCCAATAGATATTATTGAAAAGTTTCAACAGCAAGTTAAACCAATTGATGATAAGATAATTCAAAATTCCCTTCAAATCCAAACTCTCAAAAAATTGCGAGACACTCTCTTGCCAAAACTCATGAGCGGGGAGATAAGGATAAAAAATGCTGAATGA
- a CDS encoding helix-turn-helix domain-containing protein — translation MSIEEKKILRFLLDNEKITKKEATKLIDAKETKTKEVLKNLVEKGLIQREGKGRSTYYILKIEKRKSYE, via the coding sequence TTGTCTATAGAAGAAAAGAAAATTTTACGGTTTTTACTGGATAATGAAAAAATTACTAAAAAAGAAGCAACTAAACTTATCGATGCTAAAGAAACAAAAACTAAAGAGGTTTTAAAAAATTTAGTTGAAAAAGGTCTTATTCAAAGAGAAGGGAAAGGAAGAAGCACATATTATATTTTGAAAATTGAAAAGAGAAAAAGCTATGAGTAA
- a CDS encoding RNA-binding domain-containing protein: MKLEEILKQPENRRLEFKETLPSKSDLCKSVVSFANDAGGEIYIGIKDTPREIIGVPEEDLLQLEEIISNIIHDSCYPLILPEISFINHNGKYVVKIEIYKGNNPPDYLKSKGKENGTYIRVGSSNRLATKDIIEELEREKQGVSFDSLPLHSKSIDELEISLFAKQFEVITGEKLTKTILKKLNLIILEQNREFPTNALILLSNDEIRNKLFPFAKIECARFKGTVPGDFIDQKSIDEPVSFQAEEAYKFVLRHISQGSTYEGVYRKDRWEYPIIAIREAIRNAVIHRDYSLTGKDIKIAIFDDKIEITSPGKLMPTIDFDDMESGQSDIRNKVLAVVFKKLGIVEQWGNGLRLIAKELKKYPEIKFEWSEPGVSFRVTFKKLNYGLETQKSISTKFADDNDRLRPITTDCL; the protein is encoded by the coding sequence ATGAAATTAGAAGAGATTTTAAAACAACCGGAAAATAGAAGACTTGAATTTAAAGAGACTTTGCCAAGTAAATCTGATCTATGCAAGAGTGTTGTATCTTTTGCCAATGATGCAGGAGGTGAAATTTATATAGGCATAAAAGATACTCCAAGAGAGATAATTGGAGTGCCTGAAGAGGATTTATTACAATTAGAAGAAATAATCAGTAATATCATTCATGATAGCTGCTATCCTCTTATCTTGCCTGAGATTTCATTTATAAATCATAATGGAAAATATGTTGTTAAAATTGAAATTTATAAGGGAAACAATCCGCCAGATTATCTTAAAAGCAAAGGAAAAGAAAACGGAACATATATAAGAGTTGGTTCTTCAAACCGGCTTGCTACAAAAGATATCATAGAAGAGTTAGAAAGAGAAAAACAGGGAGTTTCATTTGATTCTCTGCCTCTGCATTCAAAAAGTATTGATGAGTTGGAAATTTCTCTTTTTGCAAAACAATTTGAAGTGATTACAGGCGAAAAGTTAACCAAAACTATCTTAAAAAAATTAAACCTTATAATTTTAGAACAAAATAGAGAATTTCCTACCAACGCTTTAATACTGCTTTCTAACGACGAAATAAGAAATAAACTTTTCCCATTTGCAAAAATTGAGTGCGCAAGGTTTAAAGGCACAGTTCCTGGAGATTTTATTGATCAAAAAAGTATTGATGAACCTGTAAGCTTTCAGGCAGAAGAAGCTTATAAATTTGTCTTAAGACATATCTCTCAAGGTTCAACCTATGAGGGAGTTTATAGAAAAGACAGGTGGGAATATCCAATTATTGCTATTCGTGAAGCGATAAGAAATGCTGTAATTCATAGAGATTACTCATTAACTGGTAAAGATATAAAAATTGCAATATTTGATGATAAAATCGAAATTACAAGCCCCGGTAAACTAATGCCAACTATAGATTTTGATGATATGGAATCTGGACAATCAGATATAAGAAACAAAGTGCTTGCAGTAGTATTTAAAAAACTTGGAATAGTAGAGCAATGGGGAAACGGATTAAGACTTATTGCCAAAGAGCTAAAAAAATATCCTGAAATAAAATTTGAATGGAGTGAGCCTGGAGTTTCGTTTAGAGTGACATTTAAAAAATTAAATTATGGCTTGGAAACTCAAAAATCAATTTCAACAAAATTTGCGGACGATAACGACCGATTACGACCGATTACGACCGATTGTCTATAG